In Ascaphus truei isolate aAscTru1 chromosome 2, aAscTru1.hap1, whole genome shotgun sequence, the genomic stretch ACTGTATGACGCTAGTTCGCTAGTTCCAGGGAGGGGCCGGTCTTTCATAATGCCATAGGTGTTGACCAGGTACTCTGAGAAGGTGGGATGCACACGGGGGTCATAGCCATACTTCTTAAGCCGGTTTATAATGTCCGTGAAGCGTCGGTTCATCTCACCTCTCTGAGACTCATCCACCTTATTGGTTAACGGGCAGGAGGTTGCCTATAGACAGAGGAAGAGAGGTAAAAAAATATGTGCCGGAAGAAACCCAGGGACAGTCTACTTCTACACCTCACATTCTCATGAAGGCCAACAGAACAATGGGGTGATCCTTAAAACTTAAGACGAGTGTTTACTCAAAGTGGAAAGTGGGGTTACAGAAAGGGCAAACATTAAACTAATCTAAAAATAGACAACATGAGTGAAAATCCAAATTACGGAACCTAACTGACTGTGTTGTGTGTTTAATTCTGGTTTTGACAATGGGGACTGTATCCTTCGACCCTAAATAAAACAACAGGTGGGGCGTGAAATAGCACTCTTATTTACAGGCGAGAAGGGGTTGGCCCAACTGCCCTAGATCTCTTCCCCCTTCttgcctccctcctcccccctgctcaTAGTTGTAGGAGCCCCGCTCTTGACCTGCAAGATCTTCTCCTGAACGTTCGATACAGTGTATCCGTAGAGTCGGCTCTGCTCCAGGAAAATGGACGAGAGGATCCTTCGATCAAGCTGAAAGGAAATTTCGCCTACAATTCGTTGGCAACGTTGGAGCTGTTTGGGGTCTGGAGGAGATAAAAGGGTAGATTGTGTAAAAGGGTAGGAGTCAGCAGTAGAATAGCAaataaatgggggaggggagaggattgAGCAAATCTAGTATGTGTTAAGCCCCAGAATCAAACTGATCAATAGTATTATGGGATGGCTCTAGAGACATTATTGTACAATGGCAGATGGTTTCCCAGTGGAGATGTTGACTGGTTGGTACTGGTTGGCCAGTGGAGATGTGGACTGGTCACCTTATAGAGATGTTGGAATGTGTTGGGTGTTCAGTGCCCCATGAAGATTGGTGCCTATTTGCTAGTCGATACTGGATGCTCCCCTGAAGGTTGGTGGTGTTAGTTGGCTCCTATGAATGGTGGTTGAGGTTTAAAGTGCCCATGGACATGGTGAGATGGTGGCCCATAGGCTGCCCAATTAGTATGTGGGCAGGTGGTATCCATTGTGGCGGTTTCATTGGTATTGTTTATTTCCCTCTCGACATGTGGTGATTGTGCTGGTCTATAGGTGGCATCAGATATAGGCGGCATCAGATATAGGCCTGGTTGGTGAGCTTTAGTGGATGCTGCCACTGGGGTGACCCAAACTTGTAGGTAGTTGGCAGAAGCATGACTACTAGTTACTACTTCCAAAGGCCAGTGATGGGTGGGGTAATTGTATGTATCATTATGACCTGTCTATGCTAcatcatcttctccccatccccccccccctttactgcCCATACACTAATAAGttagggagatggagaggggcgggggtcttcTTCTTACCTCGGCATCGGGGGACATTGGCGTCGTCTTTTTTATCTAAAGTTTTCAGGATATGAAAAAAATGGAAAGGTGCAGATTAGACCAATTACTGTGTTCCCGTTATTATTAGTGTGCGCCCCTCATTAGTGGGCAATTCCCCATTATcactgtgcttcccccccccttttctttactGTGCTCCAGTGATAAGGAGTAACCCATTATTGCTGCTCCCCCATTATTACTGTGTGCCCTCCCCCTTAATAATGTGCTCCCACCCTTTATTACTTTGcaccccctcccatcacccactgtccactctcccacccacctatACAAACAGAGGAGCCCCCAATGCACATCCTGCTGATACTATAGCCCTCCAGCCCCCAGGGCAGCCCCCTACCAACCTGTTTTAGGTATTTAAGCTGCGTCCCTCCTCCCCTATAACCTGAGACCAGGACTCCTCTAAGTCACACTTCACAATCAAACCTCAGTCATTTCTTCCCAAGGTGTTTGTATCAGTTTGTGAATGTGTCAGTGTGCACCTGTGTGCATGTCTGCGAtgacacacattatacacaccagtacacagacactcactgttagctgtgtttcagtgtgtgtctgtgaaatATGTTTACCATGTtgtataccaggggtgggcaactccagtcctcaagggccaccaacaggtcaggttttcaggatatccctgcttcagcacaggtggctcagtcataatgaccataaaaacctgacctgttggtggcccttgaggactggagttgcccacccctgttgtaTACTATTGGTTATTTTATAGTGTGTATCACTTGATGTCAGTTTGTGTCGGTGTATGTTTGTGTTACTTGGTTGTGTGTCAGCATGTGTCTATCACTTTGTGTGAACTAGTTATGCACACAAAAGCCAGCACACACCAACACATATGTCCCTGTGTGTTTCTCTATTATTGTGCCATTGTGTGCTTGTACATCTGAGTGCTTCCACCACCAGTTCATGATTAAGATGTGGGTTGTATAGACTTGAGGGGTTGTTGAGTTTGTGTGgtactgtgtccctgtgtgtcactgtgttctTACTGCATTTCCCAGCCTGAGATAGTGTTACACCCAATCTCTCCCCCAGCCCCAATTAGCCTTTCCTTCTCTCCTCtttatacacacacccctctgtTTACTAATACACCCCTCTCTATATTAAATCTGACCCCCAATTAGTAATGTAACCATCCCTCTATATACATGCGTTTAGGGCACTGCACACCACAgaaccccctctttctctctgcagaaCATCACAGGCACCCCCAGATCGAGCAGGCATCCCTTGACCATCCCCTATGGAGGAGACTCCCTCACCCtctaccccctcctctcacccatgGCCTTGGATTCCTTGTGTCCCTTCCCAGAGGGTGATAGGCTGCGCACGGTGCTTTCGTGGTCCCTCAGAGTGCAGCGCAACTCTAGGTTCTCCTGCATCAGGCCCACCATCTTACGCAGCTCTCCATTTTCCGTCAGGAGcctgacattctcattttttagCGCTTCAAGGTCATGGCTCTGTAGCAGCTCCATGCTTGTTACTCCTTGTACTGCCTGAGGGCTCCTGCAAGCTGCCAACACCAGGGCATATACCTACCCAGCCTCTGTGATGTCATCTGCTGTGACACGTGTGTGATGTCATTGTGTCATAGGGATGGGAGGCTTGAGGCTTGGTGGTCAATAGCAACCAGCAACCCTCACAACTCCTTCCTGTTAAGAAGACAGGCAGAGTGGTGGCATACTAGGGGTTAATGGCCCACCAAACCAATTATAACACCCCAGGTGTACAAGCAGTAATTGtgaaagaagcacagaggaatcaAAATGATATAAAGCTCTGTTTTTATCCATAAGCAGAGCAGGTACAAACAAAATGTGACATTTCCATTCACAAGCGCCCCTTCCTCAGACCCTATACGTGTATTAACCctttagggtgagatgtaaggaggggcagaggagggtatagtgagatattaggggcctgtatctcgggaagcagggggtccccggacctaaaaccaaagcggttcagctccggagacgccctgcacatctacactatgaataaaacacatatcaataaacactcattccttacctttgcggctatctgctgaAAATCTCTCCAGCAGGAGACAGGAACGGAGCACAGCCgtgaagcagacaagggtggcTAAGGTGGTGACTAAAAGACTTTATTGAACAACAGTTTacagctgatggatcctctgacgggtttcagccctcaggcctttgtcaaagagggaTCCATCAGTAGTGGAAGTGACATACATATAGGCAGTGTAAACACAAACACCTGTACGAGATACTCATTAAAAAATAAGCATCAGGTGAGGTGGGTAACAAGCCTTAAAGAATATATAACAAACCATTTAAAATTAGTATCGAAAAAACGAGACATATATAAACTGTATACAGTCCCAATATATAGTCATACATTTACATAAAAAGATATAGAAAAAGAACTGGTCCATATTAAAAACAATGAATATAACAAGTACACTGATATCACATATAATATAATGACTAAATGTGACATCCACGTGGAGGATAAGGTATCAATTCGCAATAGCATGAATCTTAGTGATAGCATTAAAGTTAACAAGAGATGGTAATAAACCCGGAGGGAAAAAATGAGAGGAAgaatgggagaggggagggaggggtagggggagggaggggagggaggggtagggggagggggggggaggggggagggaggggtagggggagggaggggagggggggggagggggggagggaggggtagggggaggggggaagggaggaaggggggggaatgaAAACATATTAATCATGAAGAAAATGCTGTAATTCCCACCCCACATTTAACCCGTTAGCTTGTAAGGTATTCAGAGAAAAAACCCATTGCATCGGGAAACACcctctcccaaagatccaatgccgGAGACAATGGGTCGCCCCGGGGGACTCTCCAGTGACTtctggatctttgggagatggtggaacaccggcACAACAGGGGACTTGCACATAAGATATTGTCTTTCTTTAGTGG encodes the following:
- the LOC142474807 gene encoding speriolin-like; its protein translation is MELLQSHDLEALKNENVRLLTENGELRKMVGLMQENLELRCTLRDHESTVRSLSPSGKGHKESKAMDKKDDANVPRCRDPKQLQRCQRIVGEISFQLDRRILSSIFLEQSRLYGYTVSNVQEKILQATSCPLTNKVDESQRGEMNRRFTDIINRLKKYGYDPRVHPTFSEYLVNTYGIMKDRPLPGTSELASYSDPEVMRKMAAEAMPADVLKDVDVLLNCLINLAKEDGKPLFIW